The Flavobacterium sp. 140616W15 sequence TAATAAAGCGGCAGCTAGTATATCGTTTCCTAAATTATTGAAAGATATGATAAACAAAAATCAAATTCCTAAAGAGTTAATTAAAGAAGGAGTACAGTTTGACGTTTATTTCCTAGCTAATGATAATACAGTTCTTAACAAAGAGGTGTTGAATAATGAAATTTTAGATATTTTATTGAAAGAATAATTTATTTAGACTTCTGGATTTAATTAAAAAGCCTCTTTGTAATTTGCAAAGAGGCTTTTTAGTATTTATCGTTTAGTAACGCTTGTCAAGTTATCTGGGAAATAGAGTTCAGATAGATTAGTAAATTCATCACCACGCATAAAAATATTGATATCAACATCAGCAAAACGGGTTTTACCTGATGCTGCTAATAATTCATTTGCTGAGTGCAAAGTGTTTTTATGAAAATGGTATACACGATCTGATTTATCTGTAACAACCAAACCTTTCATTAGCATTTTGTTTTGAGTTGCAACTCCTGTTGGGCATTCGTTATTATGGCAACGTAGCGCCTGAATGCAACCTAATGAGAACATAAAACCTCTAGCGCTATTACACATATCGGCACCAAGAGCTACGGCATGTAGTATAGAGTATCCAGAAATGATTTTACCACTACCAATTACTCTCATTTTATCTCTAATATTTAATGCAATCAATGTTTTATTCACAAAAATTAAAGCAGGCTCAAACGGCATACCAACTCCATCTGCAAATTCTAACGGAGCAGCACCAGTACCACCTTCGGCACCATCTATAGTAATGAAATCTGGAAAACAATCTTCAGCGATCATTTCATTACAAATTTCTTCAAATTCTTTAGTGTTCCCAATACAAAGTTTAAAGCCAATTGGTTTTCCTTCTGATAATTCACGCAAACGAGCTACAAAATGAACTAATCCTTTTGCATCAGAAAATGCACTATGGCTAGGAGGTGATAAGATTGTAGTATGAGGTTCAACGCCTCTTATTTTAGCTATTTGCTCTGTATTTTTCGACGCAGGAAGTACTCCTCCATGTCCAGGTTTTGCTCCTTGTGATAGTTTAATTTCTATCATTTTTACATTTGGGAGTAATGCTTTTTCTTTGAATTTTTCTCCATCAAAATTTCCATTTGCGTCACGACAGCCAAAATATCCCGTACCAATTTGCCAAGTAACATCACCGCCACCAGCAAGATGAAATTCTGTAAGACCTCCTTCACCAGTGTTTTGGTAGAACTTTCCTTTTTGAGCACCTATATTCAAAGCACGAACAGCATTTTCACTAAGAGAACCAAAACTCATTGCTGAAATATTTAGTAGCGAAGCTGAGTATGGTTGTTTACAATCTTTTCCGCCAACAAGGACACGAGGTAATTC is a genomic window containing:
- a CDS encoding FMN-binding glutamate synthase family protein, which produces MRKKFFIYGILLFLVVAAIYYYSESGRGFLLLIIIPILLIVGVYNINQEKHAILRNFPVLGYFRYLFEMIAPEIQQYFIERSTDGKPFSRNQRSLVYQRAKNIDSSSPFGTQLNLNHDSYEGIKHSIFPAKVNEELPRVLVGGKDCKQPYSASLLNISAMSFGSLSENAVRALNIGAQKGKFYQNTGEGGLTEFHLAGGGDVTWQIGTGYFGCRDANGNFDGEKFKEKALLPNVKMIEIKLSQGAKPGHGGVLPASKNTEQIAKIRGVEPHTTILSPPSHSAFSDAKGLVHFVARLRELSEGKPIGFKLCIGNTKEFEEICNEMIAEDCFPDFITIDGAEGGTGAAPLEFADGVGMPFEPALIFVNKTLIALNIRDKMRVIGSGKIISGYSILHAVALGADMCNSARGFMFSLGCIQALRCHNNECPTGVATQNKMLMKGLVVTDKSDRVYHFHKNTLHSANELLAASGKTRFADVDINIFMRGDEFTNLSELYFPDNLTSVTKR